The Oscillatoria acuminata PCC 6304 genomic interval AGCAGAACTCTCTCCAGAAGCCCGCAGGCAATATTTTTCGATAAAACTCTCATATTCTAATTCAGATATTTTGTGGTGGGTGAGAAGATCCATAATTTCTTTGTTTTTATAGTCCAGCATTGGTTCATAATAGATAGTCTCGCTGTTTTCCGGAGCCAATTCTTGGCTAGCTAAGTCGAAGGATTCAGCCTGAACCACATACATAAAAATAAAAAATGACCCTCGATATGCTGGATACTGTTTTAGTAACTTGTTAATTTTGCTAATACATTTAGTCAATTGAGTGCCAGAGCCATTCGTGTAATCCATAAAAACAAACACTGATGTTTCTGGGTTTCCTGTACCTGATTGAAAATACTCAATTAAAGGTCTAATTTTTTTGACATTATGAACATTAGTTGTCGTTAAAGCAGCCCTTTCATAGATTCCCCATAGTCTGTATTGACTTTCAACGGATGTATCTGGCGGTGAAGGGAATGCAGCATATCTAATACTTTTATTTCTCAACCATTTTTTAAATTCTGCCTCATTGTCTTTTAAAGTAATTTTAGGATCCTGGCGAAAGCCTTGCCAAAGACTCTCTTTAGTCAAAAGTAAGTCCAGTAGCTTATTCTGTAACCGACAAGTAGCCAATTCAATAGCGCTTTTGGAGAAAAACTGTAACTTACTCAGAAGTAGATAAGCGATATTTTGCTCTAGAGTAGTTTCAAACTGATTCAGCCAATCGCGAATTGCTTTCTTTGACAAAGACCCTTCCCAACTCGAAAACCTGTCATAACAAGCCTCAATTTCTATCTCGTCAAATAACAAAGAATCTTCCACCTGCCTTTCTTCTGGTAAGATGGCAGAAAGCGGTCTTTCGTAAGGGGCCAATATTTCCCCTATTTTTCTTTGGAGATGCTTGAGTTCATCAACAATAATCTGATGGTTAATTGGTGAGTACATATGCTCTGATGTGGGTTCTGACATAAATCAGTCTAAATTCTAAGTCTAAATTCTTTCCCGATAACGAAAAACAGCCTTAAATACTGAGTTGGTAAGGCTGTACATATAAGGACTCTGACCAAAAACTTCCAGATATTCCTCGAAGCCTTGCTTTTTTCTAAGTTCCCGGCTTGCTTTGTCTAATCTATATCTAATTTGGGATTCGTCTAGCCCATAAAAATATGAAATGGGACAACTCTCCTGCAAAACCAAAAGCTCTTTACTGGTCTGCTTTCTTCCCCCACTAAAAAATAGAAGATTCAAAAAAGCTTCTGCTTCATCAGAAAGATCCAAAGAAATTCGTAGGTCTGAAAAATAAGTCTCGGCATACACTCGATAACTATTGCTAAAAATTCTTCGAGCAGTTTCAAGGCTAACTGATGTATGTGATGGTTCTGCTTCTGCCCAAAGCAGTTGGCAGATAGTTTCCAGAAATCTCGGTACTCCTCCAGAAACGACTGAAACAAAGTCAATAACTTCCTCTTCAAAAGGATAAAACCTATTGTCAATTCTCAAAGTTACAGCACTATTTTTTGTTTTTATATATTCTTTAACTTCTTGTGGACTTAAAGGTTTGAGTATTTTAAAATTAAACCTTGCTTCTTGTAGCTGGCGAGCTTCTGAAATAATTTGGCTATAGTATTCTTCAGTGACACTCACACATAATGCCCAACCTGGTCTTTGTAAAAGCTTTTCTGAGAAACTGTGCAAAAAACTCATAAAATATGCAAGTTCTATGCTTAAGTTTGAAAAAAGCGCCTCAACTTCATCAAAAGCAATTAATATATAAATTTTTTGCGTGCGCTTAAGAAGTTCAAAAAAAGTGTCAAAAATATCTATAAACTCTGTCTCATTAAATAATTTACGATCAGATTTAGTTAAAAGACCTTTCTCCACCAATATATTGTACAGCTTTAGCAAAATCGCTCCCAAAAGACTTTCAAAATGCTTATCTGGTTGGCTTGAGGCAGCAACTGGTGTCACAATTTCTTGAAACTTAATCGGAATGCATACCCCATCGTTATCATTAAAC includes:
- a CDS encoding phosphoribosyltransferase-like protein; translated protein: MSEPTSEHMYSPINHQIIVDELKHLQRKIGEILAPYERPLSAILPEERQVEDSLLFDEIEIEACYDRFSSWEGSLSKKAIRDWLNQFETTLEQNIAYLLLSKLQFFSKSAIELATCRLQNKLLDLLLTKESLWQGFRQDPKITLKDNEAEFKKWLRNKSIRYAAFPSPPDTSVESQYRLWGIYERAALTTTNVHNVKKIRPLIEYFQSGTGNPETSVFVFMDYTNGSGTQLTKCISKINKLLKQYPAYRGSFFIFMYVVQAESFDLASQELAPENSETIYYEPMLDYKNKEIMDLLTHHKISELEYESFIEKYCLRASGESSAGYKDSGALTCHHYSCPNNTLHFFHKPSNNWEPLVRNSQTSRVVSYKKG
- a CDS encoding P-loop NTPase fold protein, with protein sequence MPYQDVNGNLIAAAQNPYVSSGAAASVVSQEYSSRLVHTKFINDLLDEVKQSIKIRRPIKLFLVGEYGYGKTTLLNLIAKEFNDNDGVCIPIKFQEIVTPVAASSQPDKHFESLLGAILLKLYNILVEKGLLTKSDRKLFNETEFIDIFDTFFELLKRTQKIYILIAFDEVEALFSNLSIELAYFMSFLHSFSEKLLQRPGWALCVSVTEEYYSQIISEARQLQEARFNFKILKPLSPQEVKEYIKTKNSAVTLRIDNRFYPFEEEVIDFVSVVSGGVPRFLETICQLLWAEAEPSHTSVSLETARRIFSNSYRVYAETYFSDLRISLDLSDEAEAFLNLLFFSGGRKQTSKELLVLQESCPISYFYGLDESQIRYRLDKASRELRKKQGFEEYLEVFGQSPYMYSLTNSVFKAVFRYRERI